GCTTGCGCAGCTCGGACTCAATCGCGCGCAAGAGGTCGTCGGCTTCGTCTTCCTGCAAATCGAGATCGGCGTCGCGGGTAACCCGAAACAGGTATGAATCGCGTACGTGCATGCCGGGGAAGAGCCCCTCGAGATGGTGCGCGATCAAATCTTCGAGCAGGACGAAACGCCGCTCGTTGATTTTTCCATCGTCGACCGGTACGAAACGCGAAAGTGTCGGCGGGATTTTTACCCGTGCGAAGTGCAGCTCGACCCCCTCGCGCGTGGTCTCCTCGAGCTCTACGGCGAGGGAGAGTGATAGGTTCGAGATGTACGGAAAGGGGTGGCCGCTGTCGACGGCGAGCGGCGTCAGTACCGGAAAAACGCTCTCGTCGAACGTCCTTTCGAGCGCGGCTTGGGTGCTTTCCTCAAGCTCCTCGACGCGCATCACGCGGATGCCTTCCCGCTCGAGCGCCGGGAGCAGCTCGTCGTTGAGGACGCGCATCTGCTTGGGCAACGACGAACGCAGCCGCGCCGAGATCGCTTCAAGGTGTTCGGTCGGCGTTCGACCGTCCTCGGAGCGGCGTACGACCTGCGCCTCGATTTGCTGTTTGATCGCCGCGACGCGGATCATGAAGAACTCGTCAAGATTCGTCCCGTAGATCGCGACGAATTTCAAGCGCTCCATCAACGGGTTTCGCTCGTCGAGCGCCTCTTCGAGAACCCGGTCATTGAACTCGAGCCACGACAGCTCGCGGCTGATGTACAGCGAGGGATCGTCAAGCGTTACAACGGGAATCGTTGCCGGCGTCGAATGCGCCTCAATAACCACATGGCAGATTTCACCGCGCACGTCGTCGAGCACCTCGTCCTTTCGCTCTCAGCGCTCATGCTGGCGCTCGCCGTCGGCCTACCCCTGGGGATTCTCGCCGCAGAGGCGCCGCGACTTCGCGGCGCGGTCGTCGCATTGGCGGGGGTTGGGCGCACGCTACCCAGCCTGGCCGTCTTGATGCTCCTCCTGCCGTGGCTGGGCGTCGGCGCGACACCGGCAATCGTGGCACTCGCACTGCTGGCGATTCCTCCGCTCGTCATCAGCGTCGATATCGGGATCCGCAGCGTACCGCTTGCGACACTCGATGCGGCCGCCGGAATGGGCATGACCTCGGTGCAGCGCTTTTCGCGCGTTGTGATTCCGTTTGCGCTGCCCGTTTCGTTCGCCGGCTTGCGCACGGCCGCGACCGAAACGATCGCCAGTGCAACCCTAGCGACGTTCATCGGCGCGGGGGGTCTCGGTGATGAGATCGTGCGCGGTCTCCAAACCGACGATCCGCCGCTGCTCTTC
This Candidatus Eremiobacterota bacterium DNA region includes the following protein-coding sequences:
- a CDS encoding ABC transporter permease encodes the protein MRLNNHMADFTAHVVEHLVLSLSALMLALAVGLPLGILAAEAPRLRGAVVALAGVGRTLPSLAVLMLLLPWLGVGATPAIVALALLAIPPLVISVDIGIRSVPLATLDAAAGMGMTSVQRFSRVVIPFALPVSFAGLRTAATETIASATLATFIGAGGLGDEIVRGLQTDDPPLLFAAAATVAGLALAADLVLGAAQRLTAVRE